In Cucurbita pepo subsp. pepo cultivar mu-cu-16 unplaced genomic scaffold, ASM280686v2 Cp4.1_scaffold000170, whole genome shotgun sequence, the genomic window AAGCACCTAAATGACTTGCTAAGAATCTGGTTTATTAGACCCACAAATACCGCTGTTAGTGATCACCCAAAGATTTAGGAGAAACACCAAGCCAATGTCGCCGTCGAAGGAGAGGTTCAAAGACAAACCTCTGAAACAACACATGTTCACGCAGAAGTACCATCCAGACAGATGAAGAGAAAGACCGGTTAGAAGCGTCggtcacaaaaatttcaaggCAGAGAGAGTTTTGATAAAATTGAGGTAAGATCAACTCCGAGGTCAAACAACCAGAATCAAAAATTGGTGCGAAAATACTATAGACCATCAAAGTTATCCACAAAGTCAAGAAGGCATCATATAGGATCCAATAGCTTTCATGGATGTGAATTAGCCCCGTTGTCCACATCAGTACCTTGAAACAAAGAAAGTAGGAGAGACTCCGACAAAGAAGATGCCAAGAGTCAACGAACTGAGAAGTGAGTTTCAACCGTTCCTTGCAGATCAGAAGAGACTCCTTAATGTTGAGATCAGCTGGAAGCGCGTTGAGAGACTTGAAGTCAACCTCAACCTACATCACTGAGTTTGCTAAGAGTTGGCTGACAGAGATGTCCACGAGTagagtgggggaggatgtcacgctCATGCTTGTCGAATGGCCGCATGCCGAATGTCCCAGTCATGCTTGTTCAAGACGTATTGTCGATGGCCACATGCATGtttcaaaccccttttacatgctttcatcttaaATAAGCCTTTACTATTTGATGTTGTGTCAATTTGGGAGTGTATATTCCCTAAAATCATGTCAAGGACTAAAATGCCCAAAAAGAGTAGTACAGGGGATGCGACTACTAGCCAATTGTTCCTACTCTGAGTTATATGCTATTAAGGTCgtgatgtttttttctttgcttatAGCCATATAACgttgttttcttcaattttttcaaattgttttcaaatgtatttcctctttcacgttttctaaaatatttctcacAAATGTGACTCAAGGCTCGAGCATGCATTGATGTTATCCAAGAAGTCCGAATTTCTCACGACTGACTTGTTCACTAAGTTAAAACAAATGTCGCACAATCGCTGTCCTACTACCACAAGTGTGCAATTGTGACATGAGACACCACATGGATCTAACATTGTGATTCCCTAGAATATATTGAGACATTTCTTTATACTCCTtactattttgaaaatactctATCAAAAGATTTACTTTGATATTGATCCATGCACATACCTTTGATAGGGAGGATGATCCAAAACCTCCACGAGATCTGTATGAATNtttttttttttttttttttttttttttttttttttttttttttttttttttttttttttttttaatctaatctcatttatttaattttatcaatctaCCCCTCCATAACTCTTGCGCtgactaaattaatttttaaggtGAATTGCctagtttattaaattatttaaaattgagcCTACTTAAtgtatttgaataaaatttaaataatttaactcTCCACTCAATTCCTAATAATTCCTAGATAGAGAGGTTCTCTCGTCTTAAATACCTCAATTTAGACCAAACCACCCATACACAGAATTTCTTTatggttaatttttatttaaatttcattcattttaattaactattagTTACTAGGACAacaacataatttttattctattcaaaatttatttatttatggataaccttgaaattatattattttaaattctttaaaataatctcGGAAGATTgtcctaaattttaataaaacaaataaacataaactaaattcaaaatttaaactatttaaaattagaaactaatttaattttttttttccacttataataattatatttaaataaatgaaaaataaaaacttattaGAAATGGTACCGAATCCtaggaagaaatcaaatatcttaatttcatttttcaatcaattaggAAAATGTCTTAATtcaatataaactaattagaAAAATGTCTTAATTAAACATCCTaatcaaaatttctaaatataaCAGTTACATGAAAACATAATcttattataaaacaaaaaaccatcCTCTATTAGAAAACatcctaataaaaaaataattaggtGCATGACCATACTAACTTATGGTGgaaatttaatctaaataaataattaaattaattaaaatttctaaaacatATTAGGTTTTCAATATCTTTCATTTATGGTACAAATTCGGCAAAGTTAGGCCTCATGATGTAATAGCATATCATATGTTGCATGCGTGTGTACTTTCTTACTCCAACAATAAGGTCATTTActagatatttaaaatatccGACCTTTCTATACTTATTCTAGTGCCATGAGAcatatagattaaattaaaagcttgTAATTTATGGTTAGAGGCTTTTTGTAAGATCTCAAGTCTAACGCTAGCAAAGCCTTGACCCATTATGGTTAGAGgctttttaaaatgcgtataaaaaatgctttgttttgaGTGAGGTCAATATGAAGCAGTTTTTCAGAAAAACTTTGGAAGGAGAGGACAATAATGAAGGTGGTGGATTGATGTTGAAAGGTTGAAGAGCTGGGAAGACATTAATGGGCACGTGTTTAGGCACACTATCCAGCTTCGATTTTTAGGCAACCTCACATACACTCCCAACACACAACACACAGACCAAATAAATCCAGCTTCACACTTCATTAATTAGCAACTAAAATATGCACGTTCCTGCTTATAATTAAAGGATCATAACAAAATACCCACCCAATAATTTGAGTGATATACATATTATAGGGTTGATAGCAACTTCATCCACATGGTTGCCTTGATGCAACCTCCGACACCCCCAGGCTCCACTTCATAATGTGAAATAAACCCAATAACCCTATCAAAATTGTTAGCTTGTGAAAGTAGAATCATAAAAAGGATGATTAATGTGTGGATGAATAATAAAGTAAAGAGGAAACTCCAATTTCCATAAATAAACCACTAAGTATGTGCATGCCTGACATTGTGCTGAAACCCCACGCCAAAAATGGATCCTGTTTTCCATTCTGggatttagtttttttctattcttttattttacttcGCGGAACACAATGTTAATTACACTCTGCCTTACCTTACACCATCTTCCATCGGGACTTTATACTTCAACCTTTCTCTCCCAAATTCATTTCAGGGATACATTCATGCAACGGATCAATAATACTTCCATATATGACGTCTACCAATTGGATTGAactgtaactctattttttaattaggcGACTTGATCAAACTAGAACACTATAACTTCGCAAAGGGCCCACAACTTTTCGagcaaaaaaaatgttacccaactcaatttttgtgatttttggTTCATATGAAAATAGCCACTtccaaactaaaaataaaaaagatttgagataaaatatttttttattaaacctttattattaatatttttattaaaaactacATAATCTTTTAGAacttaattattatgaaattaagaaataaaatattaaaatgaagaaaatgtataattattgaattaatgatttaatgaATAGGATtagaatgaattaaataaaaatgagtggAATAAAATCTCCTCCAAATCAACCCAACCCCTAATTGAGTTTCCCAGAACATGATAAATGATACTATCCAATATCATTGAattgaatcaataaaattttataaaattaaaatattaattattagtttatttaataaacCACTTAAATCATTCTAATTTCTCTCCTCTACTAAACCACATAAGAACTAACAACTTTTCCCTTCCACGTAAaccttccattttcattttattaagttTAGTTCTGTTTCAAAGATTACGATATTCTTCAAGTAACTTTTAATCCACCGATTGAGGGCTTCTTAGCCCTTGATGGCTTTTAGGAGAATTATTGTACTCACGGGGACAAAACTatagttttcaaaatcaacctttaattctaaaaatatagagaagaaatttagttttttaaaattaaattgttttagaCAAAACTCACTCTAAATCTGTTCAAATGAAATTCGCTAATTAATGTCTCCTCAATCATCAAATAAAGTTAGTGATATGAAAATTGAGTAAACATataaagttatattttaaaaaattgacattttCAGAATCCattattgaaatgaaataatattaaaagttagaactaatataaaaatacaaaataaaactaaaatatatggTTTTGCTGGTTTGAGAATCCtccttatattttattttattctaaatatttaattaatttatattttattttataggaaTGAGTTgatagcttgtatcctatttaaataaatatgaatcaTAATACACACACTCGacctcaattttatttctcattcttaacatagtCTCGTAGATAACAAAAAAGTAGTTTTTTTATGAGttaaaagttgtttttaaaaataaaaataaaaaataaggaaaaaaaaaagattatgaaagggttttaaaaaagatataattagaggatataaaaaggaaaaaaaggtgGAGTGGCATGTGGTGAGGTAAGGAGTGTTGGGAGACCAGCCACGTGTTGTCATCCCAAAGGCGAACcacgttttattttattatttttaatagtgAAATTAGTTGTGTGTTTCCTTTCCCTTATCCAACCACCGGTTGGCAGGTAGCTCAGAAAAATTTCCTCTCCAGATTTTGGGACCTTAACCCCCCaaatattttactaaaaaagaaaggaaaaaaaacaacaaaaaaggtGAAAAGACTTTGGGGCCCCTCCTCCCGATTCCCTTCCCCCACAATATTGCAATTGACAGccaacacaaaacaaaacaaaacaaaacaaaataaaatgtcctccttcttccccttttccatttacaaaaaaaattcaaaactaaatattaaaattaaaattaaaattaaaattaaaattacccTGCACCTTCCCACTCCCTCTCTACCCCCCTTTTTTTATCTCGCCGACAGACATTCAAATccactttcaaattttatttcccttttttctttattcatatTCTACCCATCCCCAAGCTTAGCTTtcaataatcatttaataaagattttgtgtccaaaaaaatattataattttaaaatgttatgtaaattatttatcataattatacAAGATTTATAAGGttgcatcattttttttaaatataaattaaaagtttatttaattttgtaaataattatttatttgtagaTAAGTGTTAAAACATCTATTtgaaataaactaaaaaaaaatctaaaatcaaaGACAATGAAACTTAacttaaaagttattttaataatttgggttaataaaataaaataactaataaaaaataattatttaaaataatatcaaacataataataaatttctttgttttttgaattaaatttaaaaattaaaaaatttaagagttaataagcataaaaaatttaaaaaacctaGAGAAtcttgtttaaaataaaagaaacaaagagaagTATTGAAGATgtaaattaagtaaaattaaTGTACAATTGCAGAGGCATTTCAGCAATCAAGGCTCTGGAAtaccaaaatataataattttggaaCATCACACCACCACCCCAACTGTCTGTGTGTGTGGAAATCATCACTATCCATTGCCTTTAAACTGTGCGCCAcgcatttttatttcattaaatcgCTGCCTACTTAAACCCCCTCCCCACTCCCTCCTTCCCTCACAACACTCCCAAAATGGCCTCCAATCTCCACCTTcccctcctcttcctcctctctaTCGCTTATTCCGCTCTGGGTGCCCTCCCAAAAAAGCCCATGGACGTCCCATTCGGTCGAAACTACGTCCCCACTTGGGCTTTCGACCACATCAAGTACAACAATGGCGGCTCCCAGGTCGACCTCGTCCTCGACAAATAACCTCCCGATTCCCTTCCCCCACGATATTGCAATTGACAGccaacacaaaacaaaacaaaacaaaataaaataaaatgtcctccttcttccccttttccatttacaaaaaaaaattcaaaaactaaatattcaaattaaaattaaaattacccTGCACCTTCCCACTCCCTCTCTACCCCCCCCTTTTTATCTCGCCGACAGACATTCAAATccactttcaaattttatttcccttttttctttattcatatTCTACCCATCCCCAACCTTAACTTtcaataatcatttaataaagattttgtgtccaaaaaaatattacttaattaggattttaattaatttatcttactgaaaattataattttaaaatgttatgtaaattatttatcataattatacAAGATTTATAAGGttacatcatttttttaaatataaattaaaagtttatttaattttgtagataagtgttaaaacatctatttgaaataaactaaaaaaaatctaaaatcaaaGACAATGAAActtaaagttattttaataatttgggttaataaactaaaataactaataaaaattaattatttaaaataatatcaaacataataattatttctttgttttttgaattaaattttaaaatttaaaaagtatcttattgagatgaaataaaaaaatttaaaaatttaagagttaATAGACATATTTTATagacaaaaacataaaaaatttaaaaaacctaGAGAAtcttgtttaaaataaaaagaaacaaagagaagCATTGAAGATGTAAATTAAGTAAAAGTGGTCTAAATCCCCGCATAATTAATGTACAATTGCAGAGGCATTTCAGCAATCAAGGCTCTGGAAtaccaaaatataataattttggaaCATCACACCACCACCCCAACtgtctgtgtgtgtgtgtggaaATCATCACTATCCATTGGCTTTAAACTGTGCGCCAcgcatttttatttcattaaatcgCTGCCTACTTAAACCCCCTCCCCACTCCCTCGTTTCCTCACAACACTCCCAAAATGGCCTTCAATCTCCACCTTcccctcctcttcctcctctctaTCGCTTATTCCGCTCTGGGTGCCGTCCCCAAAAAGCCCATGGACGTCCCATTCGGTCGAAACTACGTCCCCACTTGGGCTTTCGACCACATCAAGTATAACAATGGCGGCTCCCAGGTCGACCTCGTCCTCGACAAATACACCGGCACTGGCTTCCAGTCCAAGGGCTCCTACTTGTTCGGCCATTTCAGCATGAGCATGAAGCTCGTCGGAGGCGACTCTGCCGGAGTCGTCACTGCTTTCTATGTAAGCAACacccaaatcaaatctaattaattaattaattaattaattaactaacaCACTACATCCTATTCAACATGGGTTTCCCTTTTTACTCGCAGCTCTCTTCCCAAAACTCAGAACACGACGAAATCGATTTCGAGTTTTTGGGGAACAGAACAGGGCAGCCTCCGATTCTTCAAACCAACGTCTTCACCGGCGGGAAAGGCGACAGAGAGCAAAGGATTTACCTCTGGTTCGACCCATCCAAGGACTACCACACCTACTCCGTCCTCTGGAACTTATACATGATAGTGTAAGTGTTCCCGTTTGAATCTCTTGTGTGTTTTCTGTTACCGGATCTGGAAATTAACGAAATGGGGGAAATGGGACAGGTTCTTTGTGGACGATGTGCCAATCAGAGTGTTCAAGAACAGCAAAGACCTAGGCGTGAAGTTCCCATTCGACCAGCCAATGAAGATATACTCGAGCCTATGGAACGCGGACGACTGGGCAACCAGGGGGGGATTGGAGAAGACAGACTGGTCCAAGGCACCATTCGTAGCGTCGTACAAGGGGTTCCACGTGGACGGGTGTGAGTCGTCAGTTCAGGCCAAGTTTTGCGCGACGCAAGGGAAACGATGGTGGGACCAAAAGGAGTTCCAAGACCTGGACGGGTTGCAGTACCGGAGGCTGAACTGGGTGCGGAAGAAGTACACCATTTACAATTACTGCACCGATAGGAAGCGCTACCCAACCCTCCCACCGGAGTGCAAGCGGGACAGAGATATCTAGACCACACTACTGggtattaattattattattattattattattaccatTACCAAgtcttttcaaatttctggGGGATCCAGCTGCTGCTTCTGCTATTATCTTGtatttctcatcatttttcttGCATCCTTTTGCTTTATTTTGTCCTCATctgcctgcctgcctgcctgcctgcctgccCGCCCCTCTCTCCCTCACTGTCCCTATCGCCTCGTGCTTCCCCCTCTCTTGGAATATGTTTTCcccttatttttatttattattattattattattattattattattattatatcaataattatcatcattttatatatttatgtatttacttttaacttaaaatacGTCagatttatcatttaaattagTAAATGAGGAAATAATACACTAGATTTTGAGTCAATGGCATATCTCATTGAGCTGTTATAGtgcattaaaaataaatgcattattattatgattagtTTCAATTATGCctagttattaaattttaaaaaggaaatctATAAAGTTATTTCCTCTtctaataacttttttaataatttgttaaaaatgaaataaaaatatgtagtacatttattagatattttttttaaaggttgaATAATGGTAAtgaaaattgtaataaaataataataattattattattatggtgGGCCCCTCGATTATTAGCGGTTTGAATAAGTAGGAAAGGGTGGTGACAGTCCATTAATTAGGGGTATATCAAAAGCTAGCGCGtcttaaaaagttaaaaactaatttatttggAGGAATCAATTTCCTGCATTTCTCTggggttatttattttaataaaactcaTCAAATCCTGCACCTCCCCACATGTTAGTCCTTTAAAATAGGTAGTGaaacatattaatttaatggatTTTCTGgttactttttatttctttccattatttttatttctttgggGTATTGAATTACTGGGTGGTAGGCTTTGAGNatttttatttctttgggGTATTGAATTACTGGGTGGTAGGCTTTGAGTGTTTGTGGGTCTGGATTACTAGGTTATTGAGTTGACCTCGTGGACTGTTGGGCTGCTATGTTAAAGATGGTTAGATTTGGACCATTTTAGTGAGTTGTTAACTTGAGTGTTGGACCATTTTAGATTAGATTAGACAACTAAATGTGTTCACAACATTTGGtataagagtgaaaaaaaaaaaaaaaaaagacatgaCCCTAAGGAGGTTGGAGTGGTGCAAAACCTAATGTTGAttattttcgagtttttgGATGCTTTGGTCATGTTCATGTATGAGACGATAAGAGAAAAAAGTTAgataataaaagtttttagTGCCGGTTGTTAAAGATAAGTGAAGGGTCTAAAGCATAGACTCTATGATCCAGTATCCAAGAAAATAATTGTACGCAAATATGTACCTTTCGAAGAAAATAAGCATTGATATTGGGGAAAAAGCAAGAGAGAAGCTAGACTTGATATCCTCAAATGAGAATACAGTAATACAAAAGGAAGCAAACATGACCAAAGTGAGGAAGAAGCTGAAGAGGAGGTGGCAGCataagaaaaagggaaagttAGTATATTTTCATGTGAGTCAAGTGAcaacctaatttttttcttgttaagTTGAAAAATTCTATgaaacttgaatttgaaatgactaatttaagaaaattgaaatattttctggATACATAGGTTTTACAAAATCTTGAAGACANGAAgatagggaaaagaaagatctgtaaaacatattcaaataaaaaaaaagatttggaaaagtTTATGTCGGAGAAGAGTAATAGTGTGAAGAATTCTCTTATTTGTGGCGCTAGACTGACAAAGGATGAAGAAAGAGCCAAGGTCAATGCTACCATGTACAAGAAATTGATTGGAAGTCTTATGTATATACTTGCAACAAGGCCAAATTTAATGTATGTAGTGTCTAGGTGTGTTTAGGTGTTGAGATCCTGTATATTTGGGAGTCCTTTATCAAAAAAGGGATAATGTAGATGACAGGAAAAACACTTttggttttatgtttttactcAGTAAAGAAGTTGTGTGAACAACTTATAGTTACTTTGTCTACTACTGAAACAAAGTTTGTGGCAACAGCCTCTTATGCTTGTCAAAGAGTGTGGATGAGGAAAGTTTTTGGAAAAACTTGGTCATTTAAAGACAAGTGTATCATTGTGATAACAATTTTATCATTAAGCTATCCAAGAATCCAATCATGTATAGATGCAACAAACATATTGAtgtaatgttttatttcttgcTCTGGTAAGATGAAGTTATTGAACTGAAGTATTGTGTCACATAAACAAGTtgcatatattataataaaaccaCTTAAACGGGATGCGTTCATAAAACTGTGTATGTGTGTAATACCACAAGTAGTCTCAAAGCATTTCTGCCATAGGTCTAGGGGAGAAATTGTTAAGATGGTTAGATTAGACCATTTATTTATGGATGTTAATATTAGTACAaatacatgactttatatagtcTTAAAATCACTCTTAATCTTGACTGAGtcattccaaaagttgtaactttcatatttttatgacTATAATGAGTAAAAATGTAAcgttaaagtaaataaaaatcttaaaatacatcaacaaaataccataattctaaattattatccacccaaaatttgtaagcttaatttgaacaacattttctttcacataaaGTCATGCTttaattcaaatcaaatggATTTACAAGTTGGATTACCAGACTTCTACTAGATTCTTGAATACAGCATACATTTCTAAGGTTATAGAAGACTGAGATTTTCTTAACGAGAACAAGAATTGGTACAAGAATGAGGGGAGGATTCAGATAGACAATTTAACTCATAGCATGAGAAAGAGTAAATGCAAGAGAATCCTCATTATTGTAATTTGAAGGTGGAGATTGAGATACTATTTAAAGTTGAGAGAGGTTTGGCACCACGAGTAGACAGACATAGATAATGAAATTGGATGATTTAAAAGTGTTGTCTGAAATAGAGAAATCCATCCTTAGCCAATTTTCTTCCTAGAACTTAGCTCTCCTAAACCTGCTCCCTACCAATTCAAGTCTCAGATTATTTTTCATTCCCCAAAACAATCAATAAAATCAAAGCCCTCCATCTCCAATACCCATCAATCTGTTCGTAATCGAAGTCGAGAGAAGTAAGGAAAAGGATGCATTCAGCGGGGTTTGCAGCGCCTCCGCTTCAAGACGCCATCGAATTGGAGGCCAAGATCACTCCAGTGGTTATCATTTACTCTATAATGGTCGCCTCCGGAGGCCTCGTGTTCGGCTATGACGTTGGCATTTCTGGTAATTTAGGGTAACATTCTGTCTTGCATATGTAAAATCATATCTAATACACATTCATTTGAAAGATTAAAACACCCTTTGATAAATGAAGTGAAGAATTGGCGATGTGGGCGCAGGGGGAGTGATATCGATGCAAATATTCTTGGAGGAGTTCTTTCCCGTGGGTGAAGAGAGGTCTCAAGAGGCAGAGATGAACAACAATTATTGTAGATACGAAGATCAGGGCATGCAGATCTTCACCTCTTCTTTGTTTCTCACAGCTCTGATTTCCACTTTCTACGCTTCTAATACCACCAGACATCGTGGTCGGAAAACCACCATGCTTATTGCCGGACTTCTCTTCCTTGTCGGTATCATTCTAAGCGCCTCTGCTCGATCCCTCCCAATGCTCATTGTTGGAAGAATTTTTCTGGGTTCTGGAGTTGGGTTTGCCAACCAGGTCTACTCCTAATCTCTACTCCTTTCAAGATCAAATTGTTTCCAAATTCTAATGCTG contains:
- the LOC111784192 gene encoding probable xyloglucan endotransglucosylase/hydrolase protein 5 isoform X2, with translation MASNLHLPLLFLLSIAYSALGALPKKPMDVPFGRNYVPTWAFDHIKYNNGGSQVDLVLDKYTGTGFQSKGSYLFGHFSMSMKLVGGDSAGVVTAFYLSSQNSEHDEIDFEFLGNRTGQPPILQTNVFTGGKGDREQRIYLWFDPSKDYHTYSVLWNLYMIVFFVDDVPIRVFKNSKDLGVKFPFDQPMKIYSSLWNADDWATRGGLEKTDWSKAPFVASYKGFHVDGCESSVQAKFCATQGKRWWDQKEFQDLDGLQYRRLNWVRKKYTIYNYCTDRKRYPTLPPECKRDRDI
- the LOC111784192 gene encoding probable xyloglucan endotransglucosylase/hydrolase protein 5 isoform X1 — translated: MASNLHLPLLFLLSIAYSALGALPKKPMDVPFGRNYVPTWAFDHIKYNNGGSQVDLVLDKYTGTGFQSKGSYLFGHFSMSMKLVGGDSAGVVTAFYLSSQNSEHDEIDFEFLGNRTGQPPILQTNVFTGGKGDREQRIYLWFDPSKDYHTYSVLWNLYMIVFFVDDVPIRVFKNSKDLGVKFPFDQPMKIYSSLWNADDWATRGGLEKTDWSKAPFVASYKGFHVDGCESSVQAKFCATQGKRWWDQKEFQDLDGLQYRRLNWVRKKYTIYNYCTDRKRYPTLPPECKRDRDI